The Apus apus isolate bApuApu2 chromosome 4, bApuApu2.pri.cur, whole genome shotgun sequence genome contains the following window.
TGAAAATGGCTCTGCACACTTCATCCTGATGCTGTCAAATGGGGAACTAGAACTGAAGGTAAAAAGAGGAAAGCTGCGATTTGTAAGTCACTCCATACTTTACTCAACCTCCAACAGATATTCAGGGCTCCGTTTTGTTGTGGGAGTAGAGCTGCTTTATTGACATCTAAGTGTACAGCCTGCAGCCAGATGGCACTGAAGGGCAGTCAGGGAGGCAGGGCAAAGGAACCTAACAGCAGGGAAACTCCCCCTTGAGGCATTAAAAGTTTTTGCCAGGAGTATCTGGGAATATGAAATGAGCACAGAAGTGAGCAAGAAAATACACACGAGAAACCAGGAAGTACAACATTGACAGGCCCATGCCATCTGTAAAACCCAGACGGGATTAAAATACCTGACCACCGCGCCATTCAGAAGCCCTACAGACTGTAGCGCTCAGGAACAGTGTAGAAGGTTTTGTACTTCAGACTCACCTATCTCCTTAGCTTGGCCTTATCCTCAGATGCACATAACCTTCCCCATTTACTCCAGCAGAGCATAtcatttcttttactttccctCCTCTAACCTCTCCCTCTAATTGATCATGGAGTATTGGGGAAATGCAGGGTTTCTGGATGTGATGTAGCTGGCAGGGAGCTCATTTCCAGGCATGCTACTTCTAAACAGGTAGAATTATTTGAAGCTTCCACATGAAAGACCatactttttgttgttgttgctgctgcagttgtTCTTATGCCAtcattttctgttctctcaggCTAATGACTGTGAATATGGGAAAGAATGGAAGGGTTTTATTCTCACTGTAACAAAGGTAGGGAAGAGTTTTGTATCTCACTTAACGTTAAGGGTCTCTGTAAGGGGCTTTTGTCTTCATGCCAGAACTTGGCTTCTGCAGGCACAAAGCTTGCACATTCTAAACtattgggggtttttgttggttttgttgcaggtttttttttttcctgaggagaGCAAAATTCAGGCTGACTTAAAACCAGCTCACCTGCAGTACACACTCTGCCATGTTATCTAGTCAGACACAGTCCAGGAAGGAAAAGACTTGGAGCACAAGTCCACTCTCTGCAGCTATGAAGAAGGAAGCCTGCTTTGAGAAGGAGAGGTCTCTAGTCCTTATCATGAAATGACCAAACTGCACACCTGAGAATCCCTCAGCCCTGTGTTTTATTCTACTATTCTTAGCTAAAAGCACTTTGAAAATAGCAAGACCCTCTTTGATAATGACCagtggaaaaatacattaagtTTGTTCACAAGTTACTACATTGGCCCAGCTGAATCACTTAAAAAGCTGAGGATGGCTGAAATAGATTAAAAGACATTTGCACAGCCTTTTGCAGTGTAAGCAACTGCAAAATATCACTGCAAGTTCTTACATAATTCCCATTTCTGTCAATGCACATTTCATCTAAATCAGGACACAGGTATTCTTTCACTAGTCTAACAAAAAAACATGTGCAGCATGTTATTCAAAGCAGATGCACATCCAAACCTTTCAGATTATCACGGGTGCTTAAAATAAGCAGGTAAGAAAGatttctgcacagcagctgcactcAAGAGAGTAGCTGTGATATACACACACAGGAATTACTGCTTACAGTTTTTGTCCaccctttcattttcttttcaattacaCTGTTCATTTTCAGCTGTCAGTTCCACCAGATGAGTTGTTACTACCTGAGCAACTTACAAGAATGCATGAAGtgctagaaaaggaaaagaaaagaaggattATGCCTAATGACTGTTCCAGCACATCCTTGAACAGAAAAAGCCCTCCCAGCAGTACACTGACCACTATGCCAGCGTAAGCTCTGACTGAACTGTGCAAACCCCAACCTGACTAAAGAGCCTTCCCTTCTTGCAAAATACTACTTCCATGCAGAGTTCAAAATTCAGCTGTGGTACAAGGGTTGTATAAtattcaatgaaaaaaatctacctTAAAGCCTTTATAGAGATATCCTAAGGGGTAGATTACTCCTGTGGCTTTCCTACGgtaccttttgtttttaaaaggccaAGTTCAGCATATTGCTATGtttaaaaaacttttcagaAGGCCACATGTTGCACTGCTGTATCTGCCCTTCTGAGGAAATGCTGGTTACCATTGAGAAACTGAAGGTAAGTTCAGGATGTATTCTTTCCAAGGGTCCAAAAGGCATCCTACCTGTATGAAAGCTTCACTTTCTCTCTGAGAATGCCAAAGCACTGCTGTCCTGAACTATGCTCCTACAGCAGCATTAATCAGCAGGAGTCCTTCAGATGTCATGCCTCTTGAAAGCCATGGCTAGTTACCCTGGATAAGCCTAGCACTGTGAAGTGTTAGCCCAGCAGACCCTGTCTCTTCATGCAGGTCAGGGAGATGTGGTCTTGCCAGTGTAACTCACATTCACGCCacttctctcctcccttctgtGCAGGTGTTTCTATGCAGTGTCTCGGCAAGAAGCAATGGAGATGTTAGAAAAGAACCCTTCATGTGGGAATTTGATCCTGCGCCCCAGCAGCGACCGCAAGAACTATGCAATCACTATCCAACGTGAGCTGGAGTAGGTTGATTCCACAATATATGATCAAATTCTTAACTAGTATGCACTGGATTAAAAGCTCAATTCTTAATACCTGGAATTGACATAGGCCTTGCCTTCAGGCTATTTTGAGATAGGCAAatgagggagcagggctgggtctGAGACTGATTTCTTGGTTCTCTCCTACTCCAAACACAATtagattaaacaaaaaagtaataaagATCAGCCATGATCAGCCAGGGTAAATGAGTTTTCCCTGTTTGCCCCTAAACCCTACTTAGTTTAAGAAATCAtcaaacagaatgaaaatggaATGAGCTGTACCCCTTTACAAAATAAGCAACGAAAAATGAGACACATACTTTCATACAGTAACTTGGTCTAAAAATACATCACGTTCCAACTGAATTGCCATGTATTAGCTTTTGCAGAGCTTAGAACAAGAGGCATCTGAAACATCAGGGATGACATTTGCAATTCTCAGTGTTTCTAAACTAAAATggcaaaaaacaaaccttgcCACACACCTTCAGTAAGCTCTAGGGATATTACAAAGCACACTCATTGCTCCTGCAAGTTTGTAATGACAACAATGCATCaagaagtatttaattttgGGCAGCGTAtcaactttcattttcttgcagtACCCCACGCCTAAAGCACTACAAAGTGACATCCAAAGGAACAAGTTACGTTATTGAATCAGAAAGACAGGTAAGTGAGCAATTCCCACATTGAAGATTTTTAAGCAGGTGTAAGAAGTGTTCAAAATGCACTCCATGTAGCTTcgagaaataaaattaacttaGTTGAAGCGTAAGCAAGGCTGTATGGACCctgttatttgttttaaaacagtttcCTCCTACTTTTCTTAAGACATGTTTACCTCATGGCCTGAGAAACATCCTATTGGTTTAAAAAAGCATCTGCTATTACACAATCTGCTGAAAAACCACAACACTACAGAGTGAGCTCTCTTTTGGTTGGTTTACTCATCTGATGGAATGTATGTTCAAGGATCAAAACCTTACCATAGATTGCAGGGGGCTGTCTCACTGCATCCAAATGCTGGATGTAAATACAGCATCAGTTGTTTCAGAAACATTGCTGTTGAAACCAGCTTGTCAGCATGTTCTTGAAAAGGTATTCTGAACACACAtagcatgttttattttgctggggttttttatttgtggggtttcttgggttttgtttttttgtttgttgtgacACAGGTGACACTCCCAAGCCTTCAGGATGTTGTCAATTACTTTGTGACCCAAACCCAAGGGAACCTGAAGCCATTTGTCAGACAGACATACAATGCAGCCAAACCAATGTTCTAAAGCAAGCTGGCTGCTGAAGGCACACACAGGAATGGTCCTACTAAAGGAAGAGACACAAGCAAGCACAGGAACTCTACACTTTTGAAGATAAACAGAAGACATTCCCTGGGCTACTCTTTCTCAATCTCTACAACAGCTGTGTTCTAAACCAAAAATGCTATGCAGCTTCTCCCAAAGAAACTTCTGAAATTCAGGGAGGGCAAATAACCTCAATTcccataaaaaattaaatgtggaaaaagaagaaaagacaagaaagggaaggagaagacaCACTGGCCCTGCAAAATGTGATGGAAAAACACTGTATTGAAATTAAGCAGATGGTGTTTGTGGGCTCAGTACTGTCACTAGCTCACAGTGTAATACACTCTTTGTATTAAAACCCCCTTTTCTTGTCTACTCACTTGTAAGAGCAGCAGTGTAATTTATGACATGCCACAGACACAGCTGGCAAAGAGGACTGCCAGAGAGGTGGAATACAGaccaaaaagcagaaaatataagTCTGGGTATCTTAAAGTGGGGGTTCCTGGTTCTCTGCGTTATCATGCAACCCTTACAGGACCCAGAAAATCCTGTGTAAGGTGTTTCCTGTTATGCAATTGATGGAGGGCAGAAATTTCAGCGAACTGAGACAACTCCTGCCCAGCTGAACATTCCCACCCCTTCTACATGCCAGCAGGGGTGTTCCTCAGACCCTGCTGCGAGCTACTTCAGGAAACTGAACAAAAATCAGTTAGTATCCCTGTTAACTAAGATCTCTGAACCACCCTCTCCAGGGGCTGAGACAAACCCCAGTGAGTGCACAAAAAGGACAAGACTGCACAACTGCTAACAAGGGAAGACAGTAGGACATGTGAAAACCGTTGTGGAACCCCACCGAGCCTTAGGCATAGCATGCATCATCTTGGAAATGGGGATCCAGCCTTCAAAACAAGCAGTTTAAGCAATCTGCAGTAAGATCTAAGTTTAGTATCTTTAATCTTTAGCAGCTAAGTTCTGCCTGGCAGCTGGACCGAATAAAGTGCTTACAGGATGGGTACTCACTGCTGGGCTACACTCCTTTATAGTTAGTGGAGATGACTAGCTCCAGAGCCTGgctgtttcctttaaaaaatcccCAATCAAAAATAAGCACCTCTTCTCTGACAGTGGTGGGGGAGCATTGACTCAGCTCAGCTGAAGACAGCTATGATTGAGGTACTGAAGCAGCTAGCACCTTCACTGCACACACAGGGAGTGCTCTAGTTAGAGTTGCTTGTGTCCAGACCAAAACTGATCATCATGTTCCTTTAATATCAGCTAGGAATTACAAATTAATTAGTACTTATTTCAAGGATTATGAAAGTCAGTCAAGGCTTGGGaaggttattttaatttctaaataatgGATTATGTGACCACATAAATGCGTGCCCACTGTACACAACATAACACAAGATGTTAGcactttcttttaatgaaaatacttaaGATCACTTTGTGAAGAAGGTGCTGCTCAGTATGCATCAGCTTAGAGTTGCCGCTTTTCCTCAGTATGAAAATGAAACGTGTGTTGCTGCTGTGAGAAGTGGGAACTTTAAACTTCTTCACTGTATCTCACCTTTGCCATGCAAGATGATTCATTTACTAGCAAGGCAGTTCTGCTGGGGATATTGATGCTATAACTCATGACACCTTCAAGCCTGAGCCACAATAAGCTTTCTGCAGCATGGATGAACACCCATGCTAGTTACTTCATCAACCACAAAGCGACACCAAAATACATGTTTACTAAAATAAACTCTCAAAGGCTATTTGGTCAAAACGTCCCGACATCTGGACAAAGGTTTAGATTGCTACACTGTAGTGCAGCTGAGTGTGCTTTCGGTAACTGCAAAAGAGATTATCAACAGGGATGGATAAACTCAAGCTAACACGCCAGTTGCATTTGGCTGAaattcagttcttttttttcaaacaactgGCCTACAGCCACATAGTTTCAAAGACACAAGGTAAAACTAAGAACAGTGCTTTACCTAAAACCCTGATACAAGTCAGACAGATATACAAACTCTCTGCCTAGCTCAAACCCGCATTATTTCAAGATGTGAGGTACCATGATGAGGTGACAGGGTTTGCATTCAGAGGTCCACCTGGTGCCAGAGTTTTTCTAGGTagtcatttttttgttttgttttaaacagacATTCACATATTCACCATATATAGGAAAAGAGTGGGGGAAAAAGCTGGAACTGTGTACTTTTTACTCCTTGTATAGGTAAAGTCCATTCAGATCTGccaaaacagtttttttaaCAGTAGCATGATTTCACACAGAATGCTCACTGCTCCTAGCATTAAAGAAACATGGAGATTAACCACAGATGACAGATGAGCTGGGTGCTAAATGCCTTGTGCTTTGCATGCACAAACATTCTGGCAACTAGTAAGAATGCAAGAAATTAAGGGAAAGTTACTGTAAATATGTGCAAATTCTGTAAGAAAGCATTTGAGTGAGAAAGATGTTTGATGCTGATATAAAACTATCACTGCAAGTCAACTGGTCTTTCAAAAGAATACCACGTGGAAGGAAAGCTATTCAGAGTGTTCAAGTGGAAAGACTATTCTTCATTGCTGCAGGGAGATGACTAGCTCTAGCTGCTCTACAGGAACAGAGCACCAAAGAGTCCTAGACACACACAAGCTTTcattacaatgaaaaaaaaaaaaaaaagataaaaaaaaaaaaaatggaaaaaaaaaaaaagataaaaaaaaaaaaaagagaaaaaaaaaaaaagagaaaaaaaaaaaaagagaaaaaaaaaaggcagttctCTGATTCCAGGTAGTACTGTGAGCCTCTGCACTACTAGTACTGGTAGTGAAAACGTTGGAGATCTAGAAAAATAGCACCCTGGAATTCACTTGCCAGGTTTGAATTGAGCCCTTTTACTGTGATCATGCCGAGCACCTGCTGAGATTTTTGATAACAAGCAGCAACAGATTGAGAAATGGGGTGTATCAAACACAAATTCACACTGAACTGGCTCACTCCACTCTGCACAACCTTCAATATAAATACATTCATTCTCTGCATCAGCAATtcagaaagttttaaaacatgaaaaacaattttaataagCCACTTGACATGCAGAGTTCTTCCATATGAAGTCCTCTTTAGGCTATTACTTACAAGGTTTTACCTAGGTTAACTTAGATCCATAATATTTTAGAGGCCTCCTAATCAGTATCTATATTCATTgtgcattttcagcttttcaatCAAACTGTTTAACCATAGAACAGACATCCATCCAACAGAAAACCATAGtaagagcagcacagagataCAGCCATGTCTGTAAATTCCCAACCGCAATTCCTGCCAACCTTGACCTGGACTTTTTGGCAAGGGACTCATAAAGTTTTATGCATTGTCATGAATAAACGCCATTCCATTATAATTAATTATACCTGAAAATTTACTTTACACCCTGAGGACCATCAGATGGCATTCTAGCAAAGTACTTAGTCTTTGCTATTTTTATATGCTAATCTGATTTGAAAGTGTAAGCATGATGTTAACACAATATTTAAGTACCAGAGCATACTTACTCAAAGTttcatttgtttccttgtttccaaCTGTAAGAGATGACAGCGTTCAACCTGACCTAAACCTCTAAGTAAACCTTAGCACTAATTTCTAATACTGCCACagtgaaatacattttagtTGTTATTTAGAAATGGAAACTTACTGTCTGCCTGTGCCTTCTCTGCTCTCTAAATGTAGTCATTTCTTCTCCTGTCTCAAAAAGGTTCTGTAAAtaagttctttaaaaaatgaaataagttaGGTAGTTGAAAAAGCAGTATTATTCATCTGGAAAATTATATCTATAAACTAGACTGACTGTAAAACTATATACACCTTCCAGAAGATTTACCACATGTACAACTAAATCCCAAATATTGGAATAATTGTGGTGATTCCAGCTATTCAGTTCCATACATCATGGTGTTCAAGTTCCCAGCCTAATAGCTGTTATTCCTGATTACAAGtaaccaggaaagaaaaaaaggagaggtaAAATTCCTGACTATTAATATTCATTAAATGTGAATATATCCCTAAAGcttaataaattataataaaggATAAATGATTTAGCAACAGCTGCAGGAGAAACTGTGCAATCACAGTCTCTAAAGCGTAAACACATTACAAGATTTCCCAGTTCATAGGTTTTTATTCTAAACTCACTTGAGTCCATCAtcattaggagaaaaaaagtacCAGCTCAACTGTCCAGTATTTAAATGATAGAGAAAATAAGGTGTCGCAGATATTTCTGTAACACAACTCTGCCTCACCACAGCAGCAAGGCTAGTTCCTCATTATTTCCAATTAACTAAATGATGACAAACCCTCAGTGTTCAGTGCAACTCAGACTTGTGCTGTGGACAGGTGTGCAGCATAACCATTTGCTGTAAGGAAATGGTACcgaaaggagcagctgaggaaagtGTTTGCTATTACAAACATCCAGAGCCATTTCCCTTGTCCTCCTTTCAAAGTCATCATTTGCAACAGTGTTTTTAATTTGGTGAGGGCAGAAAGGCTCAACCACACCAAACACTTTCTTGAAGACAAAATACTATTGTTGAAAATGTTAACTCAGCTCTCCAATAGGTTTCCACTTTCCCCATATTGCAGTATACCCCAAAGAACAGTCTTTGTGCAGATAATCA
Protein-coding sequences here:
- the STAP1 gene encoding signal-transducing adaptor protein 1, translated to MLRGSREQPEETPQPAPRRIFQERQRITGLPLYFQSYLSVRHSSCQEFKVYWTELRGTTLFFYDDKKTPTYSQKLDISALTSVTNVCPDENGSAHFILMLSNGELELKANDCEYGKEWKGFILTVTKLSVPPDELLLPEQLTRMHEVLEKEKKRRIMPNDCSSTSLNRKSPPSSTLTTMPACFYAVSRQEAMEMLEKNPSCGNLILRPSSDRKNYAITIQRELDTPRLKHYKVTSKGTSYVIESERQVTLPSLQDVVNYFVTQTQGNLKPFVRQTYNAAKPMF